The following proteins are co-located in the Candidatus Accumulibacter cognatus genome:
- the apbC gene encoding iron-sulfur cluster carrier protein ApbC, translating to MAVTTEAVQAALKELIDPNTQKDYVSTRSVRNIRIDGADLSLDIELGYPARTQLDDIRRAVITKLRDLPGIGNVSVNVTVRIVAHTVQRGLKPLPGVKNIIAIASGKGGVGKSTTAVNLALALVQEGATVGLLDADIYGPSQPQMLGLVGQKPESQDGTSMDPLQAHGLQAMSIGFMIDIDSPMVWRGPMVTQALEQLLKQTNWQDVDYLVVDMPPGTGDTQLTLAQKVPVTGAVIVTTPQDIALIDARKGLKMFEKVGIPILGLVENMSIHICTKCGHEEYIFGQGGGEQMCRDYDTEFLGALPLELSIRQLTDSGKPTVIGAPESRAAEIYRTIARRLAIKVAERARDMSAKFPSIVVQNT from the coding sequence TTATGTCTCGACACGTTCCGTCAGGAACATCAGGATCGATGGCGCCGACCTCTCGCTCGATATCGAACTGGGCTATCCGGCAAGAACCCAGCTTGACGACATCCGTCGCGCGGTGATCACGAAACTCCGGGACCTCCCCGGAATCGGTAATGTCAGCGTCAATGTCACTGTCAGGATCGTCGCCCACACTGTCCAGCGCGGCCTGAAGCCACTGCCCGGTGTCAAGAACATCATCGCCATCGCCTCCGGCAAGGGGGGCGTCGGGAAGAGCACGACGGCGGTGAATCTGGCCCTGGCGCTGGTCCAGGAAGGGGCCACTGTGGGTCTGCTCGACGCCGATATCTATGGGCCTTCGCAGCCGCAGATGCTGGGCCTGGTCGGTCAGAAACCGGAATCGCAGGATGGTACGTCGATGGACCCGCTACAGGCGCATGGCCTGCAGGCGATGTCGATCGGTTTCATGATCGACATCGATTCACCGATGGTCTGGCGTGGGCCGATGGTCACCCAGGCGCTCGAGCAATTGCTCAAGCAGACCAACTGGCAGGATGTCGATTATCTGGTGGTTGACATGCCCCCCGGAACCGGCGACACGCAGCTGACGCTGGCGCAGAAGGTACCGGTCACCGGCGCGGTCATCGTCACCACCCCGCAGGACATCGCCCTGATCGACGCGCGCAAGGGACTGAAGATGTTCGAGAAGGTCGGCATCCCGATTCTCGGCTTGGTGGAAAACATGAGCATCCACATCTGCACGAAGTGTGGCCACGAGGAATACATTTTCGGCCAGGGCGGCGGCGAGCAGATGTGCCGGGATTACGACACCGAGTTCCTCGGTGCCCTGCCACTGGAACTCTCGATTCGCCAACTGACCGACTCCGGCAAGCCGACGGTGATCGGCGCACCGGAATCGCGCGCCGCCGAGATTTATCGGACGATTGCTCGCCGTCTGGCGATCAAGGTTGCCGAGCGTGCCAGGGACATGAGTGCCAAGTTTCCGAGCATCGTCGTCCAGAACACTTGA
- a CDS encoding dCTP deaminase, translated as MSIKSDRWIRRMAAEYGMIDPFEPNQVREIDGRRIVSYGTSSYGYDIRCSNEFKLFTNLNSTIVDPKNFDPNSFVEVKNDFCIIPPNSFALARTIEYFRIPRSVLTVCLGKSTYARCFRGDTRVALLDGTAPTLEEMARRAEDGELFWGYGIGQFGRIGAAMLEAPRFIGRDSLLEITLDNRTVIHCTPDHEFVLRDGRLIPACQLRPNDSLMPLYRRLVRGYEAVYQPLNGHLYPTHRLADEWNIRHGIYEDILATHRHHKDFDRLNNSPWNIGRMPAAEHIRMHNAKGYGADFDPDEHSLAIREAFECLRSSRPGWIEHFSKVQRERARQFWSDERYTQARARLREKQSENWTEERRRQQRESMVRHYSDPHARQAQGNSSREAWARDTGERRQRQAEVARDINRRGEINADRVRWALDSTGSIRGAARLLKCDRSVFHRFPEVLAAFRGQTPYNHKVAGIRELAGDHDVYCLTVPEAGNFALASGIFVSNCGIIVNVTPFEPEWEGHVTLEFSNTTPLPAKIYANEGIAQVLFFESDEECETSYKDRGGKYQGQMGVTLPKI; from the coding sequence ATGTCAATCAAATCGGATAGGTGGATCCGCCGCATGGCGGCAGAGTACGGCATGATCGACCCTTTCGAGCCGAATCAGGTGCGCGAGATCGATGGCCGCCGCATCGTTTCCTACGGCACTTCCAGCTACGGCTACGACATTCGCTGTTCGAACGAATTCAAGCTGTTCACCAATCTGAACTCGACGATCGTTGACCCGAAGAACTTCGATCCGAATTCGTTCGTCGAGGTCAAGAACGATTTCTGCATCATTCCTCCGAATTCCTTCGCCCTGGCGCGCACCATCGAGTATTTCCGCATTCCGCGCAGCGTCCTGACGGTCTGCCTCGGGAAAAGTACTTATGCCCGTTGCTTCCGCGGCGATACCCGCGTAGCCCTGCTCGACGGCACGGCACCAACCCTGGAGGAGATGGCCCGCCGAGCGGAAGACGGTGAGTTGTTCTGGGGCTATGGGATCGGCCAGTTCGGCAGGATTGGCGCAGCAATGCTCGAAGCACCTCGCTTCATCGGACGGGATTCATTGCTGGAAATCACCCTCGACAATCGAACGGTCATCCACTGCACGCCCGACCACGAATTTGTCCTGCGCGATGGCAGGCTCATTCCCGCGTGTCAGTTGCGTCCGAACGATTCCTTGATGCCCCTCTATCGCCGCTTGGTGCGTGGTTACGAAGCTGTCTATCAACCCTTGAATGGCCATCTCTACCCCACTCACCGCCTTGCTGATGAATGGAATATTCGGCATGGTATCTATGAAGACATCCTGGCTACGCACCGGCACCACAAGGACTTCGACCGCCTCAACAACTCTCCGTGGAATATCGGGCGCATGCCGGCCGCCGAGCATATCCGCATGCACAATGCCAAAGGCTACGGGGCAGACTTCGACCCAGACGAGCACAGCTTGGCAATTCGGGAAGCCTTCGAGTGCTTACGAAGCAGCAGGCCGGGGTGGATTGAACACTTCTCAAAGGTCCAGCGCGAGCGCGCCAGACAATTCTGGAGCGACGAAAGGTACACACAGGCGCGCGCGCGCTTGCGTGAAAAGCAATCGGAAAACTGGACCGAGGAGCGCCGTCGCCAGCAGCGGGAGTCCATGGTACGACACTATTCGGATCCACATGCCAGGCAAGCACAGGGAAACAGTTCGCGCGAAGCCTGGGCAAGAGACACAGGCGAACGCCGACAACGCCAGGCGGAAGTCGCGCGGGACATCAATCGGCGTGGGGAGATCAACGCGGACCGGGTACGTTGGGCACTCGACAGCACCGGTTCGATCCGTGGCGCCGCACGTCTTCTGAAATGTGACCGATCGGTATTCCATCGCTTCCCGGAGGTTCTCGCCGCGTTTCGGGGACAAACACCGTATAACCACAAGGTTGCCGGTATCCGGGAATTGGCAGGAGACCACGACGTCTATTGCCTGACCGTGCCTGAAGCTGGAAACTTTGCCCTTGCCTCCGGGATATTCGTCAGCAACTGCGGCATCATCGTGAACGTCACGCCCTTTGAACCGGAGTGGGAAGGTCATGTGACGCTCGAGTTCTCGAATACGACACCTCTGCCCGCCAAGATTTACGCCAATGAAGGCATCGCGCAGGTTCTGTTCTTCGAATCCGACGAGGAATGTGAAACATCGTACAAGGATCGTGGCGGCAAGTATCAGGGCCAGATGGGCGTGACCTTGCCGAAGATCTGA
- a CDS encoding arginine/lysine/ornithine decarboxylase, with translation MHFNFPVIVIDKDYRSENTGGLGIRALAKAIEKKGFEVFGVTSYGDLTSFAQQQSRASAFILSIDDEDFRNGKADQTVGSLRAFVKEIRCRNEDIPIFLYGETRTSRHIPNDVLRELHGFIHMFEDTAEFIGRYVVREAKAYLESLAPPFFRALTHYAEDGSYSWHCPGHSGGVAFLKSPVGRMFHQFFGENMLRADVCNAVEELGQLLDHTGPVAASERNAARIFNADHLFFVTNGTSTSNKIVWHSTVAPGDVVVVDRNCHKSILHSIIMTGAIPVFLMPTRNHYGIIGPIPKEEFRWANIQKKIAAHPFARAVAARPRVLTITQSTYDGILYNVEEIKEMLDGVIDTLHFDEAWLPHAAFHDFYGDYHAIGADRPRCKDAVIFSTQSTHKLLAGLSQASQILVQDSEGRRLDRDVFNEAYLMHTSTSPQYAIIASCDVAAAMMEAPGGTALVDESIAEALNFRSTMRKVEKEWGADWWFKVWGPEDLSGEGLADRSAWILKPGERWHGFGMLAEGFNMLDPIKATVITPGLDVDGDFADWGIPAAIVTKYLAEHGIIVEKCGLYSFFIMFTIGITKGRWNTLVTELQQFKDGYDQNMPLWKVMPEFLAKNPRYEKLGLKDLCKQIHGIYAANDVAHLTTRMYLSDMEPAMKPTDAFARMAHREIDRVPIDDLEGRITSTLLTPYPPGIPLLIPGERFNATIVRYLQFARDFNEHFPGFENDVHGLVKAIVDGKPVYSVDCVR, from the coding sequence ATGCATTTCAATTTTCCGGTCATCGTCATCGATAAGGACTACCGTTCGGAAAACACCGGCGGGCTCGGGATTCGCGCGCTGGCCAAGGCGATCGAGAAGAAGGGTTTTGAAGTCTTTGGAGTGACCAGCTATGGTGACCTGACTTCGTTTGCTCAGCAACAGAGCCGCGCCTCGGCCTTCATCCTGTCCATCGACGACGAAGACTTCAGGAACGGCAAGGCCGACCAGACCGTCGGCAGCCTGCGCGCCTTCGTCAAGGAAATTCGCTGTCGCAACGAGGATATCCCGATCTTCCTGTACGGCGAGACGCGTACTTCGCGCCACATCCCGAACGACGTGCTACGAGAGTTGCATGGCTTCATCCACATGTTCGAGGATACCGCCGAATTCATCGGCCGGTATGTGGTGCGCGAGGCCAAAGCCTACCTGGAAAGCCTGGCGCCGCCCTTCTTCCGCGCCCTGACACACTATGCCGAGGATGGGTCGTATTCGTGGCACTGCCCCGGTCACTCGGGCGGCGTCGCTTTCCTGAAGAGTCCGGTCGGGCGAATGTTCCACCAGTTCTTCGGCGAGAACATGCTGCGCGCCGATGTCTGCAATGCCGTCGAGGAACTTGGCCAGCTACTCGACCATACCGGCCCGGTTGCTGCCTCGGAGCGCAACGCGGCCCGCATCTTCAATGCCGATCACCTTTTCTTCGTCACCAACGGCACCTCGACCTCGAACAAGATCGTCTGGCATTCGACCGTCGCGCCGGGCGATGTCGTCGTCGTCGATCGGAATTGTCACAAATCGATACTCCATTCGATCATCATGACCGGCGCCATCCCCGTTTTCCTGATGCCGACCCGCAACCACTATGGGATCATCGGGCCGATCCCGAAAGAAGAGTTCCGCTGGGCGAACATCCAGAAGAAGATTGCGGCGCATCCTTTCGCGCGCGCGGTCGCCGCCAGACCGCGCGTACTCACCATCACCCAGAGCACCTACGACGGGATTCTCTACAACGTCGAAGAAATCAAGGAAATGCTCGATGGCGTGATCGATACCCTGCACTTCGACGAGGCCTGGCTGCCACACGCGGCTTTTCACGATTTCTACGGCGATTACCATGCCATCGGCGCCGACCGCCCGCGCTGCAAGGATGCGGTGATTTTTTCGACGCAGTCGACGCACAAGCTGCTGGCCGGTCTCTCGCAAGCCTCGCAGATTCTCGTTCAGGATTCCGAAGGGCGCAGGCTCGACCGCGATGTCTTCAACGAAGCTTACCTGATGCACACCTCGACCTCGCCGCAGTACGCGATCATCGCCTCCTGCGACGTCGCGGCAGCGATGATGGAGGCTCCCGGCGGCACCGCACTGGTTGACGAGTCTATTGCCGAAGCGCTCAACTTCCGCAGCACCATGCGCAAGGTCGAAAAGGAATGGGGGGCCGATTGGTGGTTCAAGGTCTGGGGCCCGGAAGACCTTTCGGGAGAAGGCCTCGCAGACCGCTCGGCGTGGATCCTCAAGCCCGGCGAACGTTGGCACGGCTTCGGCATGCTCGCCGAAGGCTTCAACATGCTCGACCCAATCAAGGCGACGGTCATTACGCCGGGTCTCGATGTCGACGGAGACTTCGCCGATTGGGGAATTCCGGCGGCAATCGTCACCAAGTACCTGGCCGAGCACGGCATCATCGTCGAGAAGTGTGGTCTCTATTCCTTTTTCATCATGTTCACCATCGGCATCACCAAGGGTCGCTGGAACACGCTGGTCACCGAACTGCAGCAGTTCAAGGATGGCTACGACCAGAACATGCCGTTATGGAAGGTGATGCCGGAGTTCCTGGCCAAGAATCCGCGCTACGAGAAGCTCGGGCTGAAAGACCTCTGCAAGCAGATCCACGGCATCTACGCGGCCAACGATGTCGCGCATCTGACCACCCGCATGTACCTCTCGGACATGGAGCCGGCGATGAAGCCGACCGATGCTTTTGCCCGCATGGCGCATCGCGAGATCGACCGCGTTCCGATCGACGATCTGGAGGGACGGATCACCAGCACCCTGCTGACTCCTTACCCACCGGGAATTCCCCTGCTGATCCCGGGCGAGCGCTTCAACGCCACGATCGTCCGCTACCTGCAGTTCGCGCGCGACTT